The following coding sequences lie in one Rickettsiella endosymbiont of Rhagonycha lignosa genomic window:
- a CDS encoding carboxymuconolactone decarboxylase family protein, with the protein MLRSGKNIVKHLYGRKTSAQLFNRLGKLDNNFSRTVLEIGYGYFWNMPGLTLNEKSLITISSLMALKKEEQAEIHLKGFFHTGGDIDTTIFLLRKTGELCGAIPKEKGTNALCSVLAMLNYNEEMIKNIKNIIDLKKDKKIFLTSRNEKFISLSMQVSLGCQEKVKIILRSILDEKVCNEKDIKNLLMHLIPYCGFPASMNGFSALKEIVEKLQVSNDNIQKMNK; encoded by the coding sequence ATGCTAAGATCTGGAAAAAATATAGTTAAGCATCTTTATGGAAGAAAAACTAGTGCTCAACTTTTCAATCGGCTGGGAAAATTAGATAATAATTTTTCCAGAACAGTCTTAGAAATCGGGTATGGTTATTTTTGGAATATGCCTGGATTAACTTTGAATGAAAAAAGTTTGATAACAATTTCATCCTTAATGGCGCTTAAAAAAGAAGAGCAGGCTGAAATACATCTTAAGGGTTTTTTTCATACAGGAGGAGATATAGACACAACTATATTTCTTTTAAGAAAGACAGGAGAATTATGTGGTGCAATACCTAAAGAAAAAGGAACCAACGCTTTATGTTCAGTTTTAGCAATGTTAAACTATAATGAAGAGATGATTAAGAACATTAAGAATATTATTGATTTAAAAAAAGATAAAAAAATATTTTTAACATCAAGAAATGAAAAATTTATTTCTTTATCGATGCAGGTAAGTTTGGGTTGTCAAGAGAAAGTAAAAATAATATTAAGATCAATATTGGATGAAAAAGTATGTAATGAAAAAGATATAAAAAACCTTCTGATGCACTTAATTCCCTATTGTGGATTTCCAGCATCCATGAATGGATTTTCCGCCCTAAAAGAGATAGTAGAGAAATTACAAGTATCAAATGATAATATCCAAAAAATGAATAAATAG
- a CDS encoding GtrA family protein: MKAITKQFSFFFIVGALSALIQFSILISFVEFLFIKPILASTLGYIAGALINYTLNHYFTFKSSLSHKKSLVRFTLNSLFGLLLNFSLMKILLTYYAYIISQILVSGVILFWNFLIHRYWTFGPKREVP; this comes from the coding sequence ATGAAAGCTATTACTAAACAATTTTCATTTTTTTTTATTGTAGGCGCACTATCAGCATTAATTCAATTTTCAATTTTAATAAGTTTTGTTGAGTTTCTCTTTATAAAACCAATTTTAGCTTCTACTTTAGGTTATATTGCCGGGGCGTTAATTAATTATACTTTGAATCATTATTTTACTTTTAAAAGTAGTCTATCTCATAAGAAATCTTTAGTTAGATTTACATTAAATTCCTTGTTCGGACTTCTTCTTAATTTTTCTTTAATGAAAATTTTGTTAACTTATTATGCTTATATTATAAGTCAAATTTTAGTATCTGGAGTTATTTTATTTTGGAATTTCTTAATTCATCGATATTGGACTTTCGGCCCCAAAAGGGAAGTTCCATAA
- a CDS encoding MFS transporter, which translates to MQERVGAWHAQARLVIFAQFIIILALDMSDPYWPLIISSVHILNPRALQYWSGAIYMAPLLTMIFTTLLWIKIGERVGYKKMILRAGLVLAATQWSLFFFSNPWAILAIRLLQGGLAGFSTAAQAWSLSIAPTNTHSQIVGRLQAATAMGSIVGPVCGGLISHYYGYLSIFITAGCVCLLLTLILANYLQENSAQSIPSLVKKTQKNFFLPEPSKNLLLLLICSTQIARWMSTPFFALYVAQQLHANNLTLGLIYASMALSMSLMTLTLGKTIDKQFSWHGWAKILLIIALLLSGLSQWGFAFITKLYPAFGLSILWGLSLGVIAIILFSFLLNDISDSNRVKAVGLGNTALKLGNLLGIIAGTFIQAESMQVGGHFIVSFVVIGFFYFVLAIIAGYYK; encoded by the coding sequence ATGCAAGAGAGAGTTGGTGCTTGGCACGCACAGGCACGTCTGGTTATTTTTGCTCAATTTATTATTATTTTAGCACTTGATATGAGCGATCCTTATTGGCCGCTTATAATATCTTCTGTGCATATTCTCAATCCTCGTGCACTGCAGTATTGGAGTGGAGCTATTTATATGGCGCCATTATTAACAATGATTTTCACCACGTTATTATGGATAAAAATAGGAGAACGAGTTGGTTATAAAAAAATGATATTACGAGCAGGGTTGGTTTTGGCTGCTACTCAATGGAGTTTGTTTTTTTTTTCTAATCCTTGGGCTATTCTTGCTATCAGATTATTACAAGGTGGTTTAGCCGGATTTTCTACAGCTGCTCAAGCATGGTCACTCTCAATAGCACCAACTAATACACATAGTCAAATAGTTGGGCGTCTACAAGCAGCCACAGCCATGGGAAGTATTGTGGGTCCGGTATGTGGTGGACTTATTTCCCATTATTATGGGTATTTATCGATTTTTATTACGGCAGGTTGCGTGTGTTTATTACTTACGCTTATTTTAGCTAATTATCTTCAAGAAAATTCTGCTCAATCGATACCTTCTTTAGTAAAAAAAACACAAAAAAATTTTTTTCTTCCTGAGCCCAGTAAAAACCTATTACTTCTATTAATATGTAGTACGCAAATTGCTCGCTGGATGTCAACACCTTTTTTTGCTTTATATGTAGCACAACAATTACATGCTAATAATTTAACATTAGGATTGATCTATGCGAGCATGGCTTTGTCGATGTCTTTGATGACATTAACTTTAGGAAAAACTATCGACAAACAATTCAGTTGGCATGGCTGGGCAAAAATATTACTTATTATAGCTTTACTCTTAAGCGGATTATCACAATGGGGGTTTGCCTTTATTACTAAGTTGTATCCTGCTTTTGGCCTAAGTATACTTTGGGGATTAAGTTTAGGCGTTATAGCAATAATTCTATTTAGTTTTTTATTAAATGATATTAGTGATAGTAATAGAGTAAAAGCAGTAGGTCTCGGAAACACGGCATTAAAATTAGGAAATTTGCTCGGAATTATAGCAGGTACTTTCATACAAGCAGAATCAATGCAAGTAGGTGGTCACTTCATAGTAAGTTTTGTGGTGATAGGCTTTTTTTATTTTGTTTTGGCAATTATAGCAGGGTATTATAAATAA
- a CDS encoding IucA/IucC family protein, translated as MKLVEESFKRNFVEKNKNYLSKNNFSLSCYLSEVNRQSLRQLLIAFLRERVLENFYQAGNLIFKLPRLNASICVSQVKLNSLFRFTEFEKVYLIDRKKNITELITDPIHLLEIVKTELDTLFDLEQWEKVTKEVNNHIQNTILITRQKDKLRTELFPFYSETHKNYFTELSEKNKNLLDHSFKFEQLSFNGHPYHPFAKTKVGFSTDDILRYTTEFRPKVFILLAAVRKKSMCMETTHSKFVFTEWFSEYYPNAWNSWINELKKNNLNQEDYIPFPVHPWQAANIVRNLFADHIISNDIILFDNVGISASPTSSFRTLAPIENWYAPYIKLPIGIYASGVFRALSVNSIKNTPKITHIMKNILIKEPHISERLAILPEVCGLYLNAVDNDKARHFTVIFRENVINYLSNEEIAVVVSALFEKSLESNSSLFIELIKLAGCLDYEGALNYFNQYVDLVLGSYLDLYLVYGIALEGHQQNTLAIFQNGNIKRFIARDFDGIEIFADSLNSHDLTLTDRLSPPFVTDNKITVRNQLLHTVYQLHLGELVLLLSAHFQCEEKNFWTIIRNKTEERFDILKKRVDLVRWEEEYHAILKADWPVKALFRMRLEKQYVREGIFSYISNPLAA; from the coding sequence ATGAAGCTAGTAGAAGAAAGTTTTAAAAGGAACTTTGTTGAAAAAAATAAGAATTATCTAAGTAAAAATAATTTTTCTTTAAGTTGTTATCTTTCAGAAGTTAACAGACAATCTTTACGCCAACTTTTGATTGCCTTTTTGCGTGAACGTGTTTTAGAAAATTTTTATCAGGCTGGAAATCTAATTTTTAAGCTTCCTCGCTTAAATGCATCTATCTGTGTTAGTCAAGTAAAGTTAAATTCTTTGTTTCGTTTTACTGAATTTGAGAAAGTTTATTTGATTGACAGAAAAAAAAACATAACGGAACTAATTACCGATCCTATTCACTTACTTGAAATAGTTAAAACAGAGTTAGATACACTATTTGATTTAGAACAATGGGAAAAAGTTACTAAAGAAGTTAATAATCATATTCAAAATACAATTTTAATTACTCGACAAAAAGATAAGTTAAGAACGGAGTTATTTCCGTTTTATTCAGAGACTCACAAAAATTACTTTACTGAACTTTCAGAAAAAAATAAGAATTTATTAGATCATTCTTTCAAATTTGAACAATTATCTTTTAACGGTCATCCTTATCACCCTTTTGCTAAAACAAAGGTAGGGTTTTCTACTGATGATATTCTTAGATATACAACTGAATTCAGACCAAAAGTATTTATTTTATTAGCCGCGGTACGTAAAAAATCAATGTGCATGGAAACAACGCACTCAAAATTTGTTTTTACCGAATGGTTTTCTGAGTACTATCCTAATGCATGGAATTCCTGGATTAATGAACTAAAGAAAAATAATTTAAACCAAGAAGATTACATCCCTTTTCCAGTTCATCCTTGGCAAGCTGCAAATATTGTAAGAAATTTATTTGCTGATCATATTATAAGTAATGATATTATTTTGTTCGATAACGTAGGAATAAGTGCGAGTCCAACTTCTTCTTTTCGTACGTTGGCTCCCATTGAAAATTGGTATGCGCCCTATATCAAATTACCAATTGGAATTTACGCGAGTGGGGTTTTTAGGGCACTATCAGTTAATTCTATTAAAAATACCCCTAAAATTACGCACATTATGAAAAATATTTTAATTAAAGAACCTCATATATCGGAAAGACTTGCAATTTTACCCGAGGTTTGCGGACTCTATTTAAACGCTGTCGACAACGACAAGGCACGACATTTCACGGTAATTTTTCGAGAAAATGTTATTAATTATCTTTCTAATGAAGAAATTGCAGTTGTTGTTTCTGCTTTATTTGAAAAGTCATTGGAGAGTAATAGTAGCTTATTTATAGAGCTCATAAAATTAGCTGGGTGTTTGGACTACGAAGGGGCATTAAACTATTTTAATCAATACGTCGATCTAGTACTTGGAAGCTATTTAGATCTTTATTTAGTATATGGCATAGCTTTGGAAGGTCATCAGCAAAATACTTTAGCCATTTTTCAAAATGGAAATATTAAACGTTTTATTGCCAGAGATTTTGATGGAATAGAAATATTTGCAGATAGCTTAAACTCGCATGACCTTACTTTAACTGATCGTTTATCTCCTCCTTTTGTAACAGATAATAAAATAACGGTGAGAAATCAATTATTACATACAGTATATCAGCTGCATTTAGGAGAATTGGTGTTACTATTATCTGCGCACTTTCAATGCGAAGAAAAAAATTTTTGGACAATAATTCGAAATAAAACAGAAGAAAGATTCGACATTTTAAAAAAACGCGTCGATTTAGTTCGATGGGAAGAAGAATATCATGCTATATTAAAAGCTGATTGGCCTGTGAAAGCATTGTTTCGTATGCGTTTGGAAAAACAATATGTTCGTGAAGGTATATTTTCTTATATATCGAATCCTTTAGCTGCTTAA
- a CDS encoding YdcF family protein: MSTFFLFLLLLLCILFILFNFRKTSLVTGSVLITSYILIGNGFFPAYLLHNLQLPYSQTSPINWKKTNIIILLGAGTSKDPRSNEIKPSILSFSRILQTAIIYRECKNTNASCHILISGGDPLNNGKSEAKTYQENLLSLGIKSKDILLETQSKNTFQNARFSSYLLKKHYNARILLVSSGLVLKRALLYFSFFNIYPKPVASDFITIPVAKYPLGYNFAMNDFAIHEYIGILRFYIYNFLGWNK; the protein is encoded by the coding sequence ATGTCAACGTTTTTTCTATTTCTGCTATTGCTATTATGCATTTTATTCATTCTATTTAATTTTAGAAAAACTAGTTTAGTAACTGGATCAGTTTTAATTACAAGTTATATTCTTATAGGTAATGGCTTTTTCCCTGCTTATTTATTACACAACTTACAATTACCTTATAGTCAAACTTCACCCATCAACTGGAAAAAAACGAATATTATTATTTTATTAGGTGCAGGAACCAGTAAGGATCCAAGATCAAATGAAATAAAACCCAGCATATTATCATTTTCAAGAATTTTGCAAACTGCAATCATTTATCGTGAATGTAAAAATACAAATGCAAGCTGTCATATTCTAATAAGTGGTGGCGACCCGTTGAATAATGGAAAATCAGAAGCAAAAACCTATCAAGAAAATTTATTATCTTTAGGAATCAAGTCAAAAGATATTCTATTGGAGACTCAAAGTAAAAATACTTTTCAAAATGCTAGATTTTCAAGCTATCTTTTAAAAAAACATTATAATGCACGGATTTTACTAGTTAGCTCTGGATTAGTTTTGAAACGCGCACTCTTATATTTTTCTTTTTTTAACATTTATCCTAAACCCGTCGCTTCAGATTTTATTACTATCCCTGTGGCTAAATATCCATTAGGATATAATTTTGCAATGAATGATTTTGCAATTCATGAATATATAGGAATACTTCGTTTTTATATTTACAATTTTTTAGGCTGGAATAAATAA
- a CDS encoding type III pantothenate kinase: protein MLLCLDVGNTHMLCGVFSKDKLILRFRYATPLLGTADQFGIFLINILKYNKLDPLKIKAVAISSVVPNYDYTVRHSFFQYFKDADYFILQPGVKTGLNIRCKNPNEVGADRIANAIGAIAIFPEKALIVVDMGTATTLCAITKDRNYLGGAILPGLRLCMEALKNNTAKLMAVDIEAPTRYMGRTTRESIQSGLYYGHLGALKEIILGFKKEVFCGEVVKVIGTGGFAQLYEDTGLFDTLISDLVLQGLRKAYESRHIEK, encoded by the coding sequence ATGTTGTTATGTTTGGATGTAGGTAATACACATATGTTATGTGGAGTCTTCTCCAAAGATAAGCTTATTTTGCGTTTTCGCTATGCTACTCCTTTATTGGGGACAGCCGACCAATTCGGAATTTTTTTAATAAATATACTTAAATACAATAAGCTAGACCCTTTGAAAATCAAAGCGGTTGCGATCTCTTCTGTGGTTCCAAATTACGATTATACGGTGCGACATAGTTTTTTCCAATATTTTAAAGATGCTGATTATTTTATCTTACAGCCCGGCGTTAAAACGGGTTTAAATATCCGTTGTAAAAATCCAAATGAGGTTGGGGCTGATAGGATAGCCAATGCCATAGGAGCGATTGCTATTTTTCCTGAAAAGGCATTGATTGTTGTAGATATGGGTACAGCTACGACTTTATGTGCTATTACCAAGGATCGAAATTATTTGGGCGGCGCTATTTTACCTGGTTTAAGACTTTGCATGGAAGCCTTAAAAAATAATACTGCTAAATTGATGGCTGTGGATATAGAGGCTCCAACAAGGTATATGGGCAGAACAACGCGCGAAAGTATACAAAGTGGTCTTTATTATGGGCATTTAGGAGCACTTAAAGAAATTATTTTAGGATTTAAAAAAGAAGTTTTTTGTGGTGAAGTTGTTAAGGTAATTGGCACAGGTGGTTTTGCACAGCTTTATGAAGATACCGGTTTATTCGATACACTTATTTCGGATTTAGTTTTACAAGGTTTACGAAAAGCATATGAATCTAGGCACATAGAAAAATAA
- the hisC gene encoding histidinol-phosphate transaminase, which translates to MTMSSNKNSTFDTEKIVKIIKLDLNENPLGASPFAIVAGQQAMLKCHRYPDSHGLYLKKSLSTHLGILAENITLGNGSENLLELIVKKILGPLDSAVIPNFCFTGISKILKSASITFKIAKNSHSYLSAVSLLEAIEPMTKIVFIVNPNNPTGNYINRLELQYLLKHLPENIFVVIDEAYAEYVETEDYPNSIQFLAQYPNLIILRTFSKFYGLAGLRLGYAISELKIASMLNHSSLPFRINAIVLAAAEASLKDQAHINLTHLLNRKGYFQLLQGLQNLGLEVLPSFANFLCVNLKSPSLPISQLLLSQGVSVRPLHDYGLPSFLRVSIGTYTQNKSFLSILEKILVKSSIE; encoded by the coding sequence ATGACAATGTCTTCAAACAAAAACTCTACTTTTGATACAGAAAAAATTGTTAAAATTATAAAGCTCGATCTAAATGAAAACCCTCTTGGCGCTAGCCCTTTTGCAATCGTTGCGGGGCAACAGGCTATGCTTAAATGCCATCGCTATCCAGATAGTCATGGACTTTATTTAAAGAAATCTTTGTCTACCCATTTAGGTATTCTCGCTGAAAATATTACACTAGGTAATGGCTCAGAAAACTTATTGGAACTTATTGTCAAAAAGATCTTAGGACCTTTAGATTCAGCTGTTATCCCAAATTTTTGCTTTACAGGGATTTCAAAAATCTTAAAATCCGCAAGTATTACTTTTAAAATAGCTAAAAATTCGCATTCATATCTCTCCGCTGTAAGCTTGCTAGAAGCCATTGAACCCATGACCAAAATAGTTTTCATCGTTAACCCTAACAACCCCACTGGCAACTATATAAATAGATTAGAGCTGCAATATCTGCTGAAACATCTTCCTGAAAATATATTCGTAGTTATAGATGAGGCCTATGCTGAATACGTTGAAACCGAAGACTATCCTAATAGCATTCAATTCTTAGCACAGTATCCTAATTTAATCATCCTTAGGACCTTTTCCAAGTTCTATGGCTTAGCAGGTTTGAGGCTAGGATATGCTATAAGTGAACTAAAGATAGCCAGTATGCTGAATCATAGTTCTTTACCTTTTAGAATTAACGCGATTGTACTAGCCGCAGCAGAAGCTAGTCTCAAAGATCAAGCTCATATTAATTTAACCCATTTGTTGAATAGAAAAGGGTACTTCCAACTTCTCCAAGGCTTACAAAATTTAGGCTTAGAAGTTTTACCTTCTTTTGCAAACTTTCTATGTGTAAATTTGAAATCACCGAGTTTACCTATCAGTCAACTGCTTTTGTCGCAAGGAGTATCCGTAAGACCGTTACATGACTATGGTTTACCGAGTTTTCTACGCGTTTCTATCGGTACATATACGCAAAATAAATCCTTTTTGAGCATATTGGAAAAAATACTAGTTAAATCTAGCATAGAATAA
- a CDS encoding class I SAM-dependent methyltransferase, which produces MRALTLFLYEAVMHPSMVGALFPSSKKLANRLTQQISNNSGLVVELGAGTGAITAALINQKGLFRQLIVIERSAKLSNLLMQRFPELRIIQGDACQLRKLINQSTSAPIQTIVSSLPLRTLSPSIVEKIGIQINHVLIKGGLYIQYTYSLWGKPLCPAPQLKLVHQQWVWQNLPPARIDVFRHE; this is translated from the coding sequence ATGAGGGCACTTACCCTATTTCTTTATGAGGCTGTCATGCATCCTAGTATGGTAGGCGCATTATTTCCTAGCTCAAAAAAACTTGCTAATCGTTTAACTCAACAAATATCAAATAATTCTGGATTAGTAGTCGAACTGGGAGCTGGGACAGGGGCTATAACAGCTGCTTTAATAAACCAAAAAGGGCTCTTTCGTCAGCTTATCGTAATTGAACGATCTGCAAAACTTTCTAATCTTTTAATGCAACGCTTTCCGGAATTAAGAATTATCCAAGGAGATGCATGTCAGTTACGTAAGTTAATTAATCAATCTACCTCTGCACCTATACAAACTATCGTTTCGAGTTTGCCCTTACGCACTTTATCACCTTCTATTGTAGAAAAAATTGGTATTCAAATTAATCATGTTTTAATAAAAGGCGGATTATATATTCAATATACCTACAGTTTATGGGGAAAACCTTTATGCCCTGCTCCGCAATTAAAATTGGTCCATCAACAATGGGTATGGCAAAATTTGCCTCCGGCACGTATTGACGTATTTAGACACGAATGA
- a CDS encoding class I SAM-dependent methyltransferase gives MNTNFSIAITCSEICLLSAAKELAKNNSLPYIDYLESKKFDYLLTLSPTGLCLEDVKKKLGFLKIDFLQGKLAYRLNHLQNQKQLLARAIGLKPNFKPVVLDATAGLGCDSFVLAQLGCPITLLERSPIIFLLLEDALKRASIHPKFLSLSVQLIKIEALIYLKQITSNIHLSPEIIYLDPMFPHSTKSALVKKEMRFLRHLVGEDNDAPNLLKLALTCAKRRVIVKRPRLSSYLAQIKPHHSIFGKQHRFDVYLTHFSN, from the coding sequence ATGAACACTAACTTCTCTATTGCAATAACTTGTAGTGAAATTTGTTTATTATCTGCAGCAAAAGAGTTAGCAAAAAATAACTCCTTACCCTATATAGATTATCTTGAAAGTAAAAAATTTGATTATCTATTAACTTTGAGTCCAACTGGCCTATGTTTAGAGGATGTCAAAAAAAAACTCGGCTTTTTAAAAATTGATTTTCTTCAAGGAAAACTAGCTTATCGGCTAAACCATCTTCAAAATCAAAAGCAATTGTTGGCTAGAGCAATTGGATTAAAACCTAATTTTAAACCGGTAGTTTTAGACGCGACAGCAGGACTTGGATGCGATAGTTTTGTTTTAGCGCAGTTAGGTTGTCCCATCACTTTGTTAGAACGTTCACCGATAATTTTTCTTTTATTGGAGGATGCTCTAAAACGCGCTTCAATTCACCCAAAATTTCTATCCTTATCGGTGCAACTAATAAAAATCGAGGCACTTATTTACTTAAAGCAAATAACTTCCAATATTCATTTATCTCCTGAAATTATTTACCTAGACCCAATGTTTCCTCATTCTACTAAATCTGCTTTAGTAAAAAAGGAAATGCGCTTTCTTCGACACCTTGTAGGGGAAGATAATGATGCCCCTAATTTACTGAAATTAGCACTCACCTGTGCAAAGCGACGTGTTATAGTAAAAAGACCTCGATTATCTAGTTATTTAGCACAAATAAAACCCCATCATAGTATATTCGGTAAACAACACCGTTTTGATGTATATTTAACTCACTTTTCTAACTAA
- a CDS encoding Dam family site-specific DNA-(adenine-N6)-methyltransferase: MKSFLKWAGNKHRILDKLKFYLPKTDRLVEPFLGSATVFLNTSYPTYVLGDSNLDLIQLYKYLQQEGQFFIDYCRFFFHDNFNTAEEFYRLRRLFNDCKEHRKRAALLLYLNKHCFNGLARFNRKGEFNTPFSYYKTPYFPEKEMQYFYVHAKRAEFIHGDFLSTLAHVKQGDVIYCDPPYVGLSKTANFTQYTSEGFSHTQHICLASAARNLAANGIRVIISNHDTEFTREIYTGATIISLIVQRNISSKGSERKKAKELLAIFS; this comes from the coding sequence ATGAAATCTTTTTTGAAATGGGCAGGAAACAAACATCGAATTCTCGATAAACTTAAATTCTATTTACCTAAAACGGATCGTTTAGTCGAACCTTTTTTAGGTTCTGCTACCGTCTTTCTTAACACTTCATATCCTACTTATGTATTAGGTGACAGCAATCTTGATTTAATTCAGTTATATAAATATTTGCAACAAGAAGGTCAGTTTTTTATCGATTATTGTCGATTTTTTTTTCATGATAATTTTAATACTGCCGAGGAATTCTATCGTTTACGTCGTCTATTTAATGATTGTAAAGAACATCGTAAAAGAGCTGCTTTATTATTATATTTAAATAAACATTGCTTCAATGGATTGGCTCGATTTAATCGAAAAGGGGAATTTAATACTCCTTTTAGTTATTATAAAACTCCCTATTTTCCTGAGAAGGAAATGCAATATTTTTATGTGCATGCAAAAAGAGCGGAATTTATTCATGGAGATTTTTTGTCTACACTAGCACATGTAAAGCAAGGAGATGTAATATATTGCGATCCTCCTTATGTTGGATTATCTAAAACTGCAAATTTTACACAATATACGTCTGAAGGATTTAGTCATACCCAACATATTTGCCTAGCAAGCGCTGCAAGAAATTTGGCCGCAAATGGGATTCGAGTGATAATTTCCAATCATGATACAGAATTTACTCGTGAAATTTATACAGGCGCAACAATTATTTCATTAATAGTGCAACGCAACATTAGCAGTAAAGGATCAGAACGAAAAAAAGCTAAAGAACTATTGGCTATTTTTTCCTAA
- the der gene encoding ribosome biogenesis GTPase Der — protein sequence MDAYKLACMTTSALPSIVLVGRPNVGKSSLFNCLTKTRHALVADTPGLTRDRLYGKGVVGNQPYIIVDTGGLTGSKEKDIAFLMEQQTQRAITEADHVLFLVNGREGLSVLDQQLAQLLRRLNKKITLVINKSEDLDPALLQSEFSPLGFHTRSLANISAIHGQGIQELMEKVLSHFLNIETLTMEHALLEEDVVPRIKVSIIGKPNVGKSTLLNRILGEDRAIVFDQPGTTRDSIANDVEYRGKLYTFIDTAGIRRKSKTVQEIEKFSVIKSLQAIEASNVVLLVIDAQKGISEQDLHLLGYILESGRALIIAVNKWDGLSNEQRAQVKKDLDRRLQFVPFAKLIFISALHGTGVGNLFALIQQAYRSATQTLSTSRLTRLLEQAVSAHQPPLSRGRSVKLRYAHPRGYNPPVILIHGQHASFLPESYRRYLENFYRKTLKIIGSPIRIEFRDK from the coding sequence TTGGACGCATACAAGCTTGCCTGTATGACCACTTCTGCTTTGCCTAGTATTGTTCTTGTAGGGCGACCCAATGTAGGAAAGTCGAGTTTATTTAATTGCTTGACTAAAACTCGACATGCTTTAGTTGCAGATACTCCTGGTTTAACTCGAGATCGACTTTATGGCAAAGGGGTTGTAGGAAATCAACCCTATATCATAGTGGATACGGGAGGTTTAACTGGAAGTAAAGAAAAAGATATTGCTTTTCTTATGGAACAGCAAACTCAACGTGCCATTACTGAGGCCGATCATGTTCTATTTTTAGTTAATGGAAGGGAAGGTCTATCAGTATTGGATCAGCAATTAGCACAACTTTTACGTCGGCTAAATAAGAAAATTACACTAGTGATTAATAAAAGTGAAGACTTAGATCCTGCTTTATTACAAAGTGAGTTTTCACCATTAGGTTTTCATACGAGATCACTTGCAAATATTTCTGCAATTCATGGTCAAGGGATTCAAGAATTAATGGAAAAAGTATTAAGTCATTTCCTTAATATTGAAACTTTAACCATGGAACATGCGCTTTTAGAAGAAGATGTTGTTCCAAGAATAAAGGTATCTATCATAGGAAAACCTAATGTAGGTAAATCAACCTTATTAAATAGGATTTTAGGAGAAGATCGAGCTATTGTTTTTGATCAGCCGGGGACCACTCGTGATAGTATTGCAAACGATGTAGAATATCGGGGTAAATTATATACTTTCATTGATACCGCAGGCATTCGTCGAAAATCAAAAACAGTACAAGAGATAGAAAAATTTTCTGTAATTAAAAGTTTGCAGGCCATTGAGGCAAGTAATGTAGTTTTATTGGTGATTGATGCACAGAAAGGCATAAGTGAACAAGATTTGCATCTTTTAGGATACATTCTGGAAAGTGGAAGAGCGCTTATCATTGCTGTAAATAAATGGGATGGCTTGTCTAACGAACAAAGAGCGCAAGTCAAAAAAGATTTGGATCGGCGTTTACAATTTGTACCATTCGCAAAACTTATTTTTATTTCAGCTCTTCATGGAACGGGTGTTGGTAATTTATTCGCATTAATCCAACAAGCCTATCGGTCTGCAACGCAAACTCTATCTACGTCACGCTTAACCCGTTTATTAGAGCAAGCGGTAAGCGCACATCAGCCTCCTTTGAGTCGCGGACGAAGTGTTAAATTACGCTATGCTCATCCAAGAGGGTATAATCCCCCAGTAATCCTCATCCATGGACAACATGCTAGTTTTTTACCGGAATCTTATCGGCGTTATCTTGAAAATTTTTATCGCAAGACGTTGAAAATTATCGGTAGTCCAATTCGGATTGAATTTAGAGATAAATAA